From the genome of Nodosilinea sp. FACHB-141, one region includes:
- a CDS encoding EAL domain-containing protein — MAKILVIEDTEDLRKGIVQSLSCLGFEAIGAENGKTGIDLAKMHFPDLIVCDIMMPEIDGYQVYRILHQDPEMMVIPFIFLSAKADRLDIRKGMNLGADDYLAKPFTTAELADAITSRLHKKNTIVDPYIAEMKSATDQISSLAYQDALTKLPNRILLYQKFQQALAIAKRRQQMMAILCINLCQFKSVNSTFGYSTGDLLLQAVAERLLEVAGQENIVARINADVFSMILVNVLDKKTVEDQVKAILTSLASPYWLNDHKIQVQATIGIALYPDDQSDFGKLLSHAEMAMGFAKQSRKDSYHFYEVEMGAKSEQNNLIEKGLNTALENSEFQIFYQPKINLITGRIMGAEALLRWHHPELGMVDPNVFIPIAEKTGHIIEIGNWILEAVCTQTRIWQDLHPIPLKVSVNLSAFQLRQVDLVQTITQILNQTQLDPNCLELELTETSLMDDIESAIAILGELKAVGIKISLDDFGTGYSSLNYLKRLPLDILKIDRSFINDVFQAPQNATIVTTIIAMARGLKLRVIAEGVETQEQFNFLREQGCQAIQGYLFSPAVPAEQFEAFLAEDKRL, encoded by the coding sequence ATGGCAAAAATTCTAGTCATTGAAGATACTGAAGATCTTCGAAAAGGCATTGTCCAGTCTTTAAGCTGCCTCGGCTTCGAAGCGATTGGAGCGGAGAATGGCAAGACTGGAATTGACCTGGCAAAAATGCATTTTCCAGACCTGATCGTCTGCGATATTATGATGCCAGAGATAGATGGCTATCAGGTCTACAGGATCTTGCACCAAGATCCGGAAATGATGGTCATTCCATTCATTTTTTTGTCGGCTAAGGCTGACAGACTAGACATTCGTAAAGGAATGAATTTGGGTGCAGACGACTATCTTGCTAAGCCGTTCACAACTGCTGAATTAGCAGACGCAATTACCAGTCGGCTACACAAGAAAAATACGATTGTTGATCCCTACATTGCAGAGATGAAGAGTGCGACGGATCAAATTAGTTCCTTAGCCTATCAGGATGCATTAACTAAGCTGCCCAACCGTATTCTGCTATATCAAAAATTTCAGCAAGCTCTGGCAATAGCAAAACGCCGTCAGCAAATGATGGCGATTCTGTGCATAAACCTATGCCAATTTAAATCTGTCAACAGCACGTTCGGTTACTCAACGGGGGATTTATTACTTCAAGCCGTAGCTGAACGACTGCTCGAAGTTGCAGGCCAAGAAAACATAGTAGCTCGAATCAATGCTGACGTATTTAGCATGATTCTGGTTAACGTCTTAGACAAAAAAACTGTTGAGGATCAAGTCAAGGCTATTTTAACCAGTCTGGCTAGCCCTTATTGGCTGAATGACCATAAGATCCAGGTGCAGGCTACTATTGGCATTGCTCTTTATCCCGATGATCAAAGTGATTTTGGTAAATTGCTGAGCCATGCCGAAATGGCTATGGGTTTTGCTAAGCAGTCCCGAAAAGATAGCTATCATTTCTACGAGGTGGAAATGGGAGCTAAGTCTGAACAAAATAATTTAATAGAAAAGGGATTAAACACTGCTCTAGAAAACTCTGAGTTTCAAATTTTTTATCAGCCTAAAATTAATTTAATCACTGGACGCATCATGGGAGCCGAAGCTTTACTGCGATGGCATCATCCTGAGTTAGGGATGGTTGACCCAAATGTCTTTATCCCGATCGCAGAAAAAACAGGGCACATTATTGAAATTGGCAATTGGATCTTAGAAGCCGTTTGTACTCAAACTCGGATCTGGCAAGATCTTCATCCTATTCCCTTAAAAGTCTCTGTCAATTTGTCAGCATTTCAATTAAGGCAAGTGGATCTAGTTCAAACTATTACCCAGATCTTAAATCAAACCCAGCTCGACCCAAATTGCTTAGAGCTAGAGCTTACCGAAACCAGCTTGATGGATGATATAGAGTCTGCGATCGCTATTCTAGGAGAGTTAAAAGCTGTAGGAATTAAGATCTCTCTCGACGATTTCGGTACGGGTTATTCATCTTTAAATTACCTTAAGCGTCTACCGCTTGATATTTTGAAAATCGATCGCTCCTTTATTAACGACGTTTTTCAGGCTCCCCAAAATGCCACAATTGTTACAACAATAATTGCGATGGCTCGGGGCTTAAAGTTACGAGTTATCGCTGAAGGCGTAGAAACTCAAGAGCAGTTTAATTTTTTGCGAGAGCAAGGTTGTCAGGCAATTCAGGGTTACTTATTCAGCCCAGCTGTTCCTGCAGAACAGTTTGAAGCCTTCTTGGCCGAAGATAAACGTTTATAG